Proteins from a single region of Candidatus Cloacimonadota bacterium:
- the trxB gene encoding thioredoxin-disulfide reductase, with product MRYDVIIIGAGPAGLSAALYSARGGLKTAIFEKGMVGGQITVTDEVENYPGFEEPLSGFELTAKMHAQAERFGARFIEEEIIALGMEGLCKVIETDSAKYRAKSVIICTGAHPRRLNVPGEEHLTGRGVSYCATCDGALYRDKVVAVVGGGDSAIEEGIFLSRFAQKVIVIHRRDELRAQKIIQERAFKNPKIEFIWDTVVQEIHGEAKVSKLELVNRKTKEISMLPVDGIFIYVGILPNNELLESRIELDSAGFVLTDDHMHTNIPGVYAAGDIRHTVLRQVVTATSDGAIAAWSAEKWIIENYDALEVESAK from the coding sequence ATGAGATACGACGTAATTATTATTGGTGCCGGTCCTGCAGGATTGAGCGCTGCCCTTTATAGTGCCCGAGGGGGTTTGAAGACTGCTATATTCGAAAAAGGAATGGTGGGTGGTCAAATCACAGTAACCGATGAAGTTGAGAACTATCCCGGTTTTGAAGAACCCCTTTCAGGTTTTGAACTAACTGCCAAAATGCATGCCCAGGCAGAGCGGTTTGGCGCTAGATTTATAGAAGAAGAAATTATAGCTTTGGGCATGGAGGGTTTGTGTAAAGTTATTGAAACAGATAGCGCTAAATACCGTGCAAAAAGCGTGATAATCTGTACTGGAGCACATCCTCGCCGGTTGAATGTACCCGGAGAAGAACACCTTACCGGACGTGGTGTATCTTATTGCGCAACATGCGATGGGGCTTTGTATCGTGATAAAGTAGTTGCTGTTGTTGGCGGAGGTGATAGCGCTATAGAAGAAGGAATCTTCCTTAGCAGATTTGCCCAAAAGGTGATCGTTATCCATCGCCGCGATGAATTACGTGCGCAAAAGATCATTCAAGAACGTGCTTTCAAAAATCCCAAAATTGAATTCATTTGGGATACAGTAGTTCAAGAAATTCATGGTGAAGCCAAAGTGAGCAAACTCGAATTGGTAAACCGTAAAACAAAAGAAATTTCTATGCTTCCTGTGGATGGAATCTTTATCTATGTGGGCATTCTGCCTAATAACGAATTGTTGGAATCCCGCATAGAACTCGATAGCGCTGGATTTGTGCTTACAGATGACCACATGCATACCAATATCCCGGGCGTCTATGCCGCTGGTGACATTCGCCATACAGTCCTCAGACAAGTGGTTACTGCCACATCCGATGGTGCGATTGCGGCGTGGAGTGCAGAGAAATGGATTATCGAAAACTACGATGCCCTAGAGGTAGAAAGTGCTAAATAG